A genome region from Paralichthys olivaceus isolate ysfri-2021 chromosome 6, ASM2471397v2, whole genome shotgun sequence includes the following:
- the kdm5bb gene encoding lysine-specific demethylase 5B-B isoform X1 produces MSQPRPDEFQPPPECPVFEPSWEEFADPFAFINKIRPIAEKTGICKVRPPPGWQPPFACDVDRLHFVPRIQRLNELEAQTRVKLNFLDQIAKFWDLQGCALKIPHVERKILDLYKLNKLVADEGGFDIVCQDRQWTKIAVQMGFAPGKAVGSHLRGHYEKILYPYNLFQSGANLLAPEAASKLMRLEADPELDECVQKPVPSVESTGSRESLDTKELKLQDQAQRPTAQTPNMCPSARRAKRMKCEAVCVKTEPGEPGESRPNLRRRMGSFVAKPEPEKEIPIPVKVEPVEIKEPITEADKSKSRYKKFLPPVPPSPVDLVVCLVCGSGGDEDRLLLCDGCDGSYHTFCLIPPLHDVPKGDWRCPKCLAQECNKPHEAFGFEQAYRDYSLRAFGQMADAFKSDYFNMPVHMVPTELVEKEFWRLVGAIEEDVTVEYGADIASKEFGSGFPIPNGKLKLSPADEKYLKCGWNLNNLAMMNPSILTHVTADICGMTLPWLYVGMCFSSFCWHIEDHWSYSINYLHWGEPKTWYGAPGFAAEQLEEVMKKLAPELFDSQPDLLHQLVTIMNPNTLMAYGVPIYRTNQCAGEFVITFPRAYHSGFNQGFNFAEAVNFCTVDWMPLGRQCVDHYRMLHRYNVFSHDEMVCNMASKAGTLDVVLASAVHKDMVVMLREEQDIREKVKKMGLIHCKEAKYDHLQDDERQCAKCRTTCYLSAVTCPCSPGVLVCLHHINDLCSCPIANYTLNFRYTLDKLFPMMNAVKQRSELYDEWASRVAETLEAKLEKKRGLPVFRSLLAESESKLFPENDLLRRLRLVTQDAEKCSSVAQQLLNGKRQTRYRCGSGKSRSQLTVEELSSFVRQLYNLSCCLPQAPKLKELLNRIEDFQQHSEKVLADQVPSVAEIQSLLDVSFDFDVDLPELPRLRVRLEQARWLEAVQQASAQPATLTLETMRRLIDQGVGLSPHPSVEKAMARLQELLTVSEHWEDKASSLLKARPPHSIETLSAAAEKASDITAYLPHCLLLKDTIRKAREWLQEAEELQASGCILRVDSLSDMVLRGQAIQVHLEPLDQLESLMVEVQEWKESAATTFLQTDSALTLLEVLSPRFDLGNIGSPKRKIKKGKESPKSNKKKTPGLNSLTDVEKVLSEHKDSTSAMATLEELQVREMEAFSNLRAANESKLLPTADCMDLKVCVCQKAPMGAMLQCELCRDAFHSVCVRDTSDPCKTQPWLCPQCQRSEKPPLNKVLSLQSSLRHIGVRLPEGDALHHVVERTINWQHRAQRISKMCNLPELEERPGTPPTLTSWVSGSHETHNNSQAPSLTPEWNRTSHAQTVFYTEQRCIPLQGLSRELEDLMVEGLLLQVSLPEVQSLYHTLLDRVTSQQTNRCTLPPQEEATDTDVHTQFNSQGKNLPLNQEDVDAMREIMTGSEKKGKRHLEDKKHSHKRQKINKKNLQRRTASTSSSPRSDFSQSDESEEEMAVCPAERCQLPEGDEVNWVQCDGSCNQWFHQVCVGVTAEMAEKEDYICVRCTLSDGHMRK; encoded by the exons GGTTGGCAGCCTCCATTTGCCTGTGATGTGGACAGACTTCACTTTGTTCCTCGCATCCAGAGGCTTAATGAACTTGAG GCTCAAACCAGAGTTAAGCTCAACTTCTTGGACCAGATTGCCAAATTCTGGGATTTGCAGGGATGTGCCCTGAAGATTCCTCACGTGGAGAGGAAGATTTTGGATCTGTATAAGCTAAACAAG CTGGTGGCAGATGAGGGTGGTTTTGACATCGTCTGTCAGGACAGGCAATGGACCAAGATTGCAGTACAAATGGGCTTCGCCCCTGGCAAAGCTGTCGGCTCACACCTGCGAGGGCATTATGAGAAAATCCTCTATCCCTACAATCTCTTTCAGAGCGGAGCAAACCTGCTG GCACCAGAGGCAGCTTCCAAACTGATGCGTTTGGAGGCTGATCCTGAACTTGACGAG TGTGTTCAGAAGCCCGTCCCGTCAGTGGAGAGCACAGGAAGCCGGGAGAGTCTGGACACCAAGGAGCTCAAGCTGCAGGACCAGGCTCAGAGGCCAACTGCCCAGACGCCCAACATGTGCCCCAGCGCTCGCAGAGCCAAGCGCATGAAGTGTGAG GCCGTGTGTGTGAAGACTGAACCAGGAGAACCTGGCGAGAGCAGGCCGAACCTGAGGCGGAGGATGGGTTCTTTTGTTGCCAAGCCAGAACCAG AAAAAGAAATTCCCATTCCAGTGAAAGTGGAACCAGTTGAAATCAAAGAACCAATAACTGAAGCAGACAAATCGAAGTCACGGTACAAGAAATTCCTCCCCCCAGTTCCTCCAAGTCCA GTGGATCTGGttgtgtgtctggtgtgtgGCAGTGGGGGAGATGAAGACCGTCTGTTGCTGTGTGACGGCTGTGACGGCAGCTATCACACTTTCTGCCTGATCCCTCCTCTGCACGACGTCCCCAAAGGAGACTGGAGGTGCCCCAAGTGTCTGGCTCAG GAATGCAACAAACCACATGAGGCATTTGGCTTTGAGCAAGCGTACAGAGACTATTCCCTGCGTGCTTTTGGGCAAATGGCTGATGCATTCAAATCAGATTACTTCAACATGCCAGTTCAT ATGGTACCCACAGAGCTGGTGGAGAAAGAGTTCTGGCGTTTGGTCGGAGCCATTGAAGAGGATGTCACGGTGGAATATGGAGCAGATATCGCCTCAAAAGAGTTTGGGAGTGGATTCCCCATTCCGAATGGAAAATTAAAGCTTTCCCCAGCTGACGAG AAATACCTCAAGTGTGGCTGGAACCTCAACAACCTGGCGATGATGAACCCCTCTATACTGACTCATGTGACTGCTGACATCTGTGGGATGACACTGCCATGGCTTTATGTTGGCAtgtgcttctcctccttctgctggCACATTGAAGATCACTGGAGCTACTCCATTAACTACCTGCACTG GGGGGAACCCAAAACCTGGTACGGAGCTCCTGGCTTTGCAGCAGAACAGCTGGAGGAAGTGATGAAGAAACTGGCCCCTGAGCTTTTCGACTCTCAGCCTGATCTGCTGCACCAACTAGTCACCATCATGAACCCCAACACCCTGATGGCCTATGGAGTCCCA ATTTACAGAACAAATCAGTGTGCTGGTGAGTTTGTCATCACGTTTCCCAGAGCTTACCACAGTGGCTTCAATCAGGGCTTCAACTTTGCTGAGGCAGTCAACTTCTGCACTGTGGACTGG ATGCCTCTTGGCAGGCAGTGTGTCGACCACTATCGAATGCTGCACAGGTACAACGTGTTCTCCCATGATGAGATGGTGTGCAATATGGCCTCGAAAGCAGGAACACTTGATGTGGTCCTGGCCTCCGCTGTCCACAAGGACATGGTCGTCATGCTCCGAGAGGAGCAGGACAttagagagaaagtgaagaaaatg GGGCTGATTCATTGCAAGGAGGCAAAATATGATCACCTCCAGGATGATGAGCGACAGTGTGCCAAGTGCAGGACCACCTGCTACCTGTCTGCCGTCACCTGTCCCTGTAGCCCTGGAGTACTGGTCTGTCTGCACCACATCAACGACCTGTGCTCCTGCCCTATCGCCAACTACACACTGAA TTTCAGATACACACTGGACAAGCTGTTCCCCATGATGAATGCTGTGAAGCAGCGATCTGAGCTGTATGACGAATGGGCCTCCCGTGTGGCAGAGACTCTAGAGGCCAAactggagaagaagagag GCCTGCCAGTCTTTCGCTCCCTTCTCGCTGAATCAGAGTCCAAGCTGTTCCCCGAGAACGACCTGCTGCGTCGGCTGCGTCTGGTCACACAAGATGCAGAGAAGTGCTCCTCGGTGGCTCAGCAGCTGCTGAACGGGAAGAGGCAGACCAG GTATCGATGTGGTAGTGGGAAATCACGGAGCCAGCTGACCGTGGAGGAGCTGAGTTCGTTTGTGAGGCAGCTGTATAACCTCTCCTGCTGTCTCCCTCAGGCTCCTAAGTTGAAG GAACTCTTGAACCGTATCGAAGACTTTCAGCAGCACAGCGAGAAAGTCCTGGCAGACCAAGTTCCTAGCGTCGCTGAGATCCAAAGCCTGCTGGACGTCAGCTTTGACTTTGATGTGGACCTGCCCGAGCTTCCTCGCCTTAGAGTGAGGCTGGAGCAGGCACGCTGGCTGGAGGCGGTGCAGCAGGCCAGCGCCCAGCCCGCCACCCTGACTCTGGAGACCATGAGGAGGCTCATCGACCAGGGAGTCGGCCTGTCACCTCATCCGTCCGTGGAGAAAGCCATGGCACGTCTTCAGGAGCTGCTCACCGTGTCTGAGCACTGGGAGGACAAGGCGAGCAGCCTCCTTAAAGCCAG ACCACCACACTCCATAGAGACCCttagtgctgctgctgagaaGGCATCTGATATCACCGCTTACCTCCCACACTGTCTGCTGCTGAAAGACACCATCAGAAAGGCCCGGGAGTGGCTTCAAGAAGCTGAGGAGCTTCAG GCCAGCGGCTGCATACTGCGGGTGGACAGCCTCTCTGACATGGTGCTACGAGGACAAGCCATTCAAGTCCACCTGGAAcctttggaccaactggagtcTTTAATGGTAGAAGTGCAAGAATGGAAAGAATCTGCAGCAACAACTTTTCTTCAGACAGACTCTGCTCTTACTTTACTGGAG GTTCTGTCCCCAAGATTTGACCTTGGAAATATTGGTTCTCCAAAGAGAAAGATCAAAAAAGGCAAAGAGTCACCGAAAagtaacaaaaagaaaacgcCAGGACTCAACTCTCTCACTGATGTGGAGAAAGTGCTTTCAGAGCACAAGGATTCTACCTCTGCA ATGGCAACTCTTGAGGAGCTGCaggtgagggagatggaggcTTTCTCTAATCTCAGGGCAGCAAATGAGTCTAAGCTCCTTCCCACCGCAGACTGCATGGACCTcaaggtgtgtgtctgtcagaagGCGCCCATGGGTGCAATGCTGCAGTGTGAACTCTGCAGGGACGCcttccacagtgtgtgtgtcagagacacGTCAGACCCCTGCAAAACACAGCCGTGGCTCTGTCCGCAGTGCCAGCGATCAGAAAAACCCCCCTTGAACAAAGTCCTCTCCCTGCAATCATCTCTGCGGCACATTGGGGTGCGCCTGCCTGAGGGCGATGCTCTGCACCATGTGGTGGAGAGGACAATTAACTGGCAGCACCGAGCACAACGGATTTCAAAGATGTGTAACCTACCGGAGCTGGAAGAAAGACCAGGAACTCCTCCCACTCTCACCAGCTGGGTATCAGGCAGCCATGAAACTCACAACAACTCTCAG GCGCCCTCCTTGACTCCAGAGTGGAACAGGACAAGCCATGCTCAGACTGTCTTTTACACCGAGCAGAGATGTATACCACTGCAGG GCTTGAGTCGGGAGCTGGAGGATTTGATGGTGGAGGGGCTCCTGCTGCAGGTGTCTCTGCCAGAGGTCCAGAGCCTCTACCACACATTACTGGACCGAGTCACCAGccagcaaacaaacagatgcaCGTTGCCGCCACAGGAGGAGGCCACAGACACTGATGTACACACGCAGTTTAACTCTCAGGGAAAAAATCTGCCACTGAACCAG GAGGATGTCGACGCCATGAGGGAAATTATGACTGGCtcagaaaagaaagggaagCGACATTTGGAGGACAAAAAACATTCTCACAAAAGACAGAAGATAAATAAGAAGAATCTGCAGCGCAGAACAGCATCAACCTCATCCTCCCCACGCTCTGATTTCTCCCAGTCTGACGAATCTGAGGAGGAAATGGCCGTTTGTCCAGCAGAGAGGTGTCAGCTGCCAGAGGGAGATGAG gtgaaCTGGGTCCAGTGTGACGGCAGCTGTAACCAGTGGTTCCACCAAGTCTGCGTCGGCGTTACAGCTGAGATGGCGGAGAAGGAGGACTACATTTGTGTCAGGTGTACGCTGAGCGACGGACACATGAGAAAATGA
- the kdm5bb gene encoding lysine-specific demethylase 5B-B isoform X2, giving the protein MSQPRPDEFQPPPECPVFEPSWEEFADPFAFINKIRPIAEKTGICKVRPPPGWQPPFACDVDRLHFVPRIQRLNELEAQTRVKLNFLDQIAKFWDLQGCALKIPHVERKILDLYKLNKLVADEGGFDIVCQDRQWTKIAVQMGFAPGKAVGSHLRGHYEKILYPYNLFQSGANLLCVQKPVPSVESTGSRESLDTKELKLQDQAQRPTAQTPNMCPSARRAKRMKCEAVCVKTEPGEPGESRPNLRRRMGSFVAKPEPEKEIPIPVKVEPVEIKEPITEADKSKSRYKKFLPPVPPSPVDLVVCLVCGSGGDEDRLLLCDGCDGSYHTFCLIPPLHDVPKGDWRCPKCLAQECNKPHEAFGFEQAYRDYSLRAFGQMADAFKSDYFNMPVHMVPTELVEKEFWRLVGAIEEDVTVEYGADIASKEFGSGFPIPNGKLKLSPADEKYLKCGWNLNNLAMMNPSILTHVTADICGMTLPWLYVGMCFSSFCWHIEDHWSYSINYLHWGEPKTWYGAPGFAAEQLEEVMKKLAPELFDSQPDLLHQLVTIMNPNTLMAYGVPIYRTNQCAGEFVITFPRAYHSGFNQGFNFAEAVNFCTVDWMPLGRQCVDHYRMLHRYNVFSHDEMVCNMASKAGTLDVVLASAVHKDMVVMLREEQDIREKVKKMGLIHCKEAKYDHLQDDERQCAKCRTTCYLSAVTCPCSPGVLVCLHHINDLCSCPIANYTLNFRYTLDKLFPMMNAVKQRSELYDEWASRVAETLEAKLEKKRGLPVFRSLLAESESKLFPENDLLRRLRLVTQDAEKCSSVAQQLLNGKRQTRYRCGSGKSRSQLTVEELSSFVRQLYNLSCCLPQAPKLKELLNRIEDFQQHSEKVLADQVPSVAEIQSLLDVSFDFDVDLPELPRLRVRLEQARWLEAVQQASAQPATLTLETMRRLIDQGVGLSPHPSVEKAMARLQELLTVSEHWEDKASSLLKARPPHSIETLSAAAEKASDITAYLPHCLLLKDTIRKAREWLQEAEELQASGCILRVDSLSDMVLRGQAIQVHLEPLDQLESLMVEVQEWKESAATTFLQTDSALTLLEVLSPRFDLGNIGSPKRKIKKGKESPKSNKKKTPGLNSLTDVEKVLSEHKDSTSAMATLEELQVREMEAFSNLRAANESKLLPTADCMDLKVCVCQKAPMGAMLQCELCRDAFHSVCVRDTSDPCKTQPWLCPQCQRSEKPPLNKVLSLQSSLRHIGVRLPEGDALHHVVERTINWQHRAQRISKMCNLPELEERPGTPPTLTSWVSGSHETHNNSQAPSLTPEWNRTSHAQTVFYTEQRCIPLQGLSRELEDLMVEGLLLQVSLPEVQSLYHTLLDRVTSQQTNRCTLPPQEEATDTDVHTQFNSQGKNLPLNQEDVDAMREIMTGSEKKGKRHLEDKKHSHKRQKINKKNLQRRTASTSSSPRSDFSQSDESEEEMAVCPAERCQLPEGDEVNWVQCDGSCNQWFHQVCVGVTAEMAEKEDYICVRCTLSDGHMRK; this is encoded by the exons GGTTGGCAGCCTCCATTTGCCTGTGATGTGGACAGACTTCACTTTGTTCCTCGCATCCAGAGGCTTAATGAACTTGAG GCTCAAACCAGAGTTAAGCTCAACTTCTTGGACCAGATTGCCAAATTCTGGGATTTGCAGGGATGTGCCCTGAAGATTCCTCACGTGGAGAGGAAGATTTTGGATCTGTATAAGCTAAACAAG CTGGTGGCAGATGAGGGTGGTTTTGACATCGTCTGTCAGGACAGGCAATGGACCAAGATTGCAGTACAAATGGGCTTCGCCCCTGGCAAAGCTGTCGGCTCACACCTGCGAGGGCATTATGAGAAAATCCTCTATCCCTACAATCTCTTTCAGAGCGGAGCAAACCTGCTG TGTGTTCAGAAGCCCGTCCCGTCAGTGGAGAGCACAGGAAGCCGGGAGAGTCTGGACACCAAGGAGCTCAAGCTGCAGGACCAGGCTCAGAGGCCAACTGCCCAGACGCCCAACATGTGCCCCAGCGCTCGCAGAGCCAAGCGCATGAAGTGTGAG GCCGTGTGTGTGAAGACTGAACCAGGAGAACCTGGCGAGAGCAGGCCGAACCTGAGGCGGAGGATGGGTTCTTTTGTTGCCAAGCCAGAACCAG AAAAAGAAATTCCCATTCCAGTGAAAGTGGAACCAGTTGAAATCAAAGAACCAATAACTGAAGCAGACAAATCGAAGTCACGGTACAAGAAATTCCTCCCCCCAGTTCCTCCAAGTCCA GTGGATCTGGttgtgtgtctggtgtgtgGCAGTGGGGGAGATGAAGACCGTCTGTTGCTGTGTGACGGCTGTGACGGCAGCTATCACACTTTCTGCCTGATCCCTCCTCTGCACGACGTCCCCAAAGGAGACTGGAGGTGCCCCAAGTGTCTGGCTCAG GAATGCAACAAACCACATGAGGCATTTGGCTTTGAGCAAGCGTACAGAGACTATTCCCTGCGTGCTTTTGGGCAAATGGCTGATGCATTCAAATCAGATTACTTCAACATGCCAGTTCAT ATGGTACCCACAGAGCTGGTGGAGAAAGAGTTCTGGCGTTTGGTCGGAGCCATTGAAGAGGATGTCACGGTGGAATATGGAGCAGATATCGCCTCAAAAGAGTTTGGGAGTGGATTCCCCATTCCGAATGGAAAATTAAAGCTTTCCCCAGCTGACGAG AAATACCTCAAGTGTGGCTGGAACCTCAACAACCTGGCGATGATGAACCCCTCTATACTGACTCATGTGACTGCTGACATCTGTGGGATGACACTGCCATGGCTTTATGTTGGCAtgtgcttctcctccttctgctggCACATTGAAGATCACTGGAGCTACTCCATTAACTACCTGCACTG GGGGGAACCCAAAACCTGGTACGGAGCTCCTGGCTTTGCAGCAGAACAGCTGGAGGAAGTGATGAAGAAACTGGCCCCTGAGCTTTTCGACTCTCAGCCTGATCTGCTGCACCAACTAGTCACCATCATGAACCCCAACACCCTGATGGCCTATGGAGTCCCA ATTTACAGAACAAATCAGTGTGCTGGTGAGTTTGTCATCACGTTTCCCAGAGCTTACCACAGTGGCTTCAATCAGGGCTTCAACTTTGCTGAGGCAGTCAACTTCTGCACTGTGGACTGG ATGCCTCTTGGCAGGCAGTGTGTCGACCACTATCGAATGCTGCACAGGTACAACGTGTTCTCCCATGATGAGATGGTGTGCAATATGGCCTCGAAAGCAGGAACACTTGATGTGGTCCTGGCCTCCGCTGTCCACAAGGACATGGTCGTCATGCTCCGAGAGGAGCAGGACAttagagagaaagtgaagaaaatg GGGCTGATTCATTGCAAGGAGGCAAAATATGATCACCTCCAGGATGATGAGCGACAGTGTGCCAAGTGCAGGACCACCTGCTACCTGTCTGCCGTCACCTGTCCCTGTAGCCCTGGAGTACTGGTCTGTCTGCACCACATCAACGACCTGTGCTCCTGCCCTATCGCCAACTACACACTGAA TTTCAGATACACACTGGACAAGCTGTTCCCCATGATGAATGCTGTGAAGCAGCGATCTGAGCTGTATGACGAATGGGCCTCCCGTGTGGCAGAGACTCTAGAGGCCAAactggagaagaagagag GCCTGCCAGTCTTTCGCTCCCTTCTCGCTGAATCAGAGTCCAAGCTGTTCCCCGAGAACGACCTGCTGCGTCGGCTGCGTCTGGTCACACAAGATGCAGAGAAGTGCTCCTCGGTGGCTCAGCAGCTGCTGAACGGGAAGAGGCAGACCAG GTATCGATGTGGTAGTGGGAAATCACGGAGCCAGCTGACCGTGGAGGAGCTGAGTTCGTTTGTGAGGCAGCTGTATAACCTCTCCTGCTGTCTCCCTCAGGCTCCTAAGTTGAAG GAACTCTTGAACCGTATCGAAGACTTTCAGCAGCACAGCGAGAAAGTCCTGGCAGACCAAGTTCCTAGCGTCGCTGAGATCCAAAGCCTGCTGGACGTCAGCTTTGACTTTGATGTGGACCTGCCCGAGCTTCCTCGCCTTAGAGTGAGGCTGGAGCAGGCACGCTGGCTGGAGGCGGTGCAGCAGGCCAGCGCCCAGCCCGCCACCCTGACTCTGGAGACCATGAGGAGGCTCATCGACCAGGGAGTCGGCCTGTCACCTCATCCGTCCGTGGAGAAAGCCATGGCACGTCTTCAGGAGCTGCTCACCGTGTCTGAGCACTGGGAGGACAAGGCGAGCAGCCTCCTTAAAGCCAG ACCACCACACTCCATAGAGACCCttagtgctgctgctgagaaGGCATCTGATATCACCGCTTACCTCCCACACTGTCTGCTGCTGAAAGACACCATCAGAAAGGCCCGGGAGTGGCTTCAAGAAGCTGAGGAGCTTCAG GCCAGCGGCTGCATACTGCGGGTGGACAGCCTCTCTGACATGGTGCTACGAGGACAAGCCATTCAAGTCCACCTGGAAcctttggaccaactggagtcTTTAATGGTAGAAGTGCAAGAATGGAAAGAATCTGCAGCAACAACTTTTCTTCAGACAGACTCTGCTCTTACTTTACTGGAG GTTCTGTCCCCAAGATTTGACCTTGGAAATATTGGTTCTCCAAAGAGAAAGATCAAAAAAGGCAAAGAGTCACCGAAAagtaacaaaaagaaaacgcCAGGACTCAACTCTCTCACTGATGTGGAGAAAGTGCTTTCAGAGCACAAGGATTCTACCTCTGCA ATGGCAACTCTTGAGGAGCTGCaggtgagggagatggaggcTTTCTCTAATCTCAGGGCAGCAAATGAGTCTAAGCTCCTTCCCACCGCAGACTGCATGGACCTcaaggtgtgtgtctgtcagaagGCGCCCATGGGTGCAATGCTGCAGTGTGAACTCTGCAGGGACGCcttccacagtgtgtgtgtcagagacacGTCAGACCCCTGCAAAACACAGCCGTGGCTCTGTCCGCAGTGCCAGCGATCAGAAAAACCCCCCTTGAACAAAGTCCTCTCCCTGCAATCATCTCTGCGGCACATTGGGGTGCGCCTGCCTGAGGGCGATGCTCTGCACCATGTGGTGGAGAGGACAATTAACTGGCAGCACCGAGCACAACGGATTTCAAAGATGTGTAACCTACCGGAGCTGGAAGAAAGACCAGGAACTCCTCCCACTCTCACCAGCTGGGTATCAGGCAGCCATGAAACTCACAACAACTCTCAG GCGCCCTCCTTGACTCCAGAGTGGAACAGGACAAGCCATGCTCAGACTGTCTTTTACACCGAGCAGAGATGTATACCACTGCAGG GCTTGAGTCGGGAGCTGGAGGATTTGATGGTGGAGGGGCTCCTGCTGCAGGTGTCTCTGCCAGAGGTCCAGAGCCTCTACCACACATTACTGGACCGAGTCACCAGccagcaaacaaacagatgcaCGTTGCCGCCACAGGAGGAGGCCACAGACACTGATGTACACACGCAGTTTAACTCTCAGGGAAAAAATCTGCCACTGAACCAG GAGGATGTCGACGCCATGAGGGAAATTATGACTGGCtcagaaaagaaagggaagCGACATTTGGAGGACAAAAAACATTCTCACAAAAGACAGAAGATAAATAAGAAGAATCTGCAGCGCAGAACAGCATCAACCTCATCCTCCCCACGCTCTGATTTCTCCCAGTCTGACGAATCTGAGGAGGAAATGGCCGTTTGTCCAGCAGAGAGGTGTCAGCTGCCAGAGGGAGATGAG gtgaaCTGGGTCCAGTGTGACGGCAGCTGTAACCAGTGGTTCCACCAAGTCTGCGTCGGCGTTACAGCTGAGATGGCGGAGAAGGAGGACTACATTTGTGTCAGGTGTACGCTGAGCGACGGACACATGAGAAAATGA